AGCCCATGGTCTGGAACAGCACCGGCGCGTAGAACATGATGGCATTGATGCCCGTGAACTGCTGGAACACCTGCATGGCGACCGCGATCaccagcggcggccggctctccgggcggagcagccggcggTAGGGCTTCTCCTCGGCGTtgagcgcggcggccgcgtcgcACGCGGCCCGGATTTCGGCGAACTCGCCGTCCACGTCCGCGGTGCCGCGGATCTTCTCCAGCGTCCGCCGGCCTTCCTCGGCGCGGCCGCGCTCGACGAGGCTCGTCGGGGTCTCGGTGATGGCGAGCGAGCCGACGAACAgcaccgccgcgggcgccgcggcgccgccgagcgCATAGCGCCAGCCGGCGgggtggacgccggcggcgaagtaGTTGACGACGTTGGCGACGAGGATGCCGACGGTGACGTTGAGCTGGAAGAGGATGTTGAGCGCGCCGCGGATGCGCGCGGGCGCGATCTCGGAGAGGAAGAGCGGCGCGGCCTGGTTGCCGaacccgacgccgacgccgaggcaGACGCGGCCGACGATGAGCATGGCGAgccccgcggcgccggcgcagagcgcgctgccggcgaggaagaaggcggAGGCCGCCTGCATGGTGCGCCGGCGGCCGAAGCGCGTGCACGCCCGCGACGCCGCGAAGctggcggccagcgccgccaggTACAGCGACGACGTGAAGAGCTGCAGGCGCTGGTCGTCGAACTTGCAGTAGTTGTTCTCCCGCGCCCGGTGCTTCCGCGCGTACACCGCCGGGAAGAAGCGCACCAGGAAGTCGTCCATGGCCGTCACGCCCCCGGAGATGCCGACGTCGTAGCCGAACATGAGGCCGCTGgtggcggcgacgacgccgCAGATCCAGACGTACCAGGTGATCTTGCCCCCGAactcccggcggccggcggcggcgggcttggAGACGGCCAAACCCCCGGCCATTCCTCCGATCGATCCTCGCGCGTGCAAGATGCGGCTCGATCGGCCGGGACAGTGGAGTGGAGATCGGAGTACTACGCGGTGGAGATCAGGAGATGGAGAGGCGGGCTGCTGGCCTGCTTAaatagagggagggagggagggcgatGGATAAGGCGGGCAGGGGAGTTGACGCGGTTCCTCGGGAGTTCAATTTGCTGAACGGATAAAGGATAATTGAAGGATAATGGCAGTTGTTCAGGTACGCCCTCCGATGGATAATGGCAGCATGCTCGTGCGGACGTGCTTATTTTTCTCACTTTTTTTAAAATCAACTTTTCCTGATATAACACTTCTTCTTGCAACTTTTTAGAGCATCTTCAAAAGTTTGTCATACTGTATTTGGTAAATTTTGTGATTTGCCAACTCTCAAAACTATTTGCCAAGTAAAAAACAGTTCGATCTCCAATAGTTTACTATTTCGGATGTAAGAATTGTAACCCTTCATCTGTAATGTATATGCTCAATCTGTTTGGCTTCTTGATTACAATTGAAACCCTTCTTCATATTAGTGTCTTACATATTTGTGCATCACAACAACAAAATATCATTAGCACATTTTATATATCGTGGTctacaatatatatattttgtttGTCATCATCCTCTCTGCAGTCTAACCTGTATAACTTCACAGTGCTAACATGGTTGTAATAATATTGTTCACTTCATGTAATTGGTCTGCATTGTACATACATCTCAAAGTTTACTGGTTTTACTTTTTACTAGTTCTGGTTGATATTACAGTTCAAACAAGTGGCTATTGATATGTTGCCTTTGGCTCTGCTGCATCTAGTTCCGTTGGCTCTGCTGTATCCAGTTGCTTATGGCTTTTTTGAATTTTCCCTATTTCCCTTCATCTAAATCACACTAAAATTTGTATTAGGCTAACTATATGTGAATTATATACATCTCAATATTTTTTATACAATTGAAACCCTTCTCAGATTAGTGTCCTACATATTTGTGCATCACAACAACAAAATGTCATTAGAATATTTTATATACAGTGGtatacaatatatatatattttttgtctGTCATCATCCTCTCTACAGTCTAACTTGTATAACTTCACAGTGCTAACATGGCTGTAATAATATTGTTCACTTCATGTAATTGGTCTGCATTGTACATACATCTCAAAGTTGGCTGGTTTTACTTTTTACTAGTTTTGGTTGATATTACAGTTCAAACAAGTGGCTATTGATATGTTGCCTTTGGCTCTGCTGCATCTAGTTCCCTTGGCTCTGTTGTATCCAATTGCTTATGGCTTTTTTGAGTTTTCCCTATTTTCCTTCATCTAAATCACACTGAAATTTGTATTAGTCTAACTATATGTGAATTATATACATCTCAACATTTTATATATAATTGAAACCCTTCTTCAGATTAGTGTCCTACATATTTGTGCATCAAAACAATAAAATATCATTAGCACATTTTATATACAGTGGTctacaatatatatattttgtCTGTCATCATCCTCTCTGCAGTCTAACTTGTATAACTTCACAGTGCTAACATGGCTGTAATAATATTGTTCACTTCATGTAATTGGTCTGCATTGTACATACATGCGGCGCGGCGTGGGTCCGGGGAAGTTGAAGCGGTGCCGAGGAGGTGGAGAGGCGTGGGTCCGGCAGGGCGGACCCACCAATCGATGAAGACTAGGTGCATTACATTAGATAGACCGATTTGGCTATATGATTGTGGGCAGTAATGCTACTAAGACCATCCCCAACCTTCCTATTAGGATGGTGTCcatagcattaatgatactGCCACATAAGCAATTTGGTGACATGGCAAGAGAATTAAAGAGGGAAAAGATAGATATGATTTCTCATGCAAGACTCCATGTCTACACAAGAAccaagaaagagagaggagtgATAGGGTAAGTCAaaggagagaagagagatgaTTGAAGGGTAAAAACCAAGATGGACATGGGCCATGTTTGGAGAACTAGCTAAGGGTTAGAGTTAGAGTTAGAAAGTAGCCCTTGCAAATAACCCTTCCTCAAAGTAGCTCTTGGGCTGTTTGGATCCAAGGGTTATTTGGGGTTAGTTGGCAATTAAAGCACTTTAGCACCCCTTGgatggagaggagagagaggggaaaagCAGTG
This portion of the Panicum virgatum strain AP13 chromosome 2N, P.virgatum_v5, whole genome shotgun sequence genome encodes:
- the LOC120658708 gene encoding sugar transport protein 8-like, which produces MAGGLAVSKPAAAGRREFGGKITWYVWICGVVAATSGLMFGYDVGISGGVTAMDDFLVRFFPAVYARKHRARENNYCKFDDQRLQLFTSSLYLAALAASFAASRACTRFGRRRTMQAASAFFLAGSALCAGAAGLAMLIVGRVCLGVGVGFGNQAAPLFLSEIAPARIRGALNILFQLNVTVGILVANVVNYFAAGVHPAGWRYALGGAAAPAAVLFVGSLAITETPTSLVERGRAEEGRRTLEKIRGTADVDGEFAEIRAACDAAAALNAEEKPYRRLLRPESRPPLVIAVAMQVFQQFTGINAIMFYAPVLFQTMGFGAAGSLLSAVVTGCVNVASTVVSIVLVDRVGRRKLLLEACAQMLVAQAAVGGIMVAHVRADGSPGRAWAVAIVVLICVYVSSFAWSWGPLGWLIPSETFPLETRAAGFSIAVSSNMLFTFLIAQAFLSMMCAMRAFIFFFFAAWIVVMGAFVLVLLPETKGVPIDEMVGRVWRRHWFWKRCFGDGANEARVNNC